The Mytilus edulis chromosome 5, xbMytEdul2.2, whole genome shotgun sequence genomic interval ctTTCACCCCAATTATTGACATGGACATACGACAGATAGAGGgacaataaaacaacaataccTGTGGGTCACCTGGTCGCTAGTGTGATGATTCAAATTgtaatatgtaaaaatatgttttagttataaaaaaaacacattctgCAGGGTTTGGGGGAAAGAATTTCAAAATCCTTAAACATAAATTTCGGAAACGCATATATAAACTTTTATATAGACTTTCTTTATGTCAGAATACATATTGAGATGTAAACATGGACAAGTTTCACAACACCTTAAATATATGATGAACCTTTAAAAACTggtttaaggttcatgtggaccctttgcCTCAAATGGCTgatttttcacctcaaaatttactctgagtacagacaaacctatgCATTTGGAAAATATTTAAGGCATAGTATGCCctagataaatatatttcaaatacaatttatgttttagaaaaattaaaacttaCCTCGGCTCTGCCGTGCacttttttcattcctccagaaggttaCAAAATTAACTAAGTTGGGGAAAAAGGTTCGAcatgtttgagaacttccccacaggtaataattgaagtgagctgtattaATTGACAcagacaatagatggacaatactTTGCCAACAATAattggtgatttaaactgtgtacctgggTGGaccatatcaaatgaaagtcaactgctgtttgtttattttatcatcTTTTGCAAGGACGAAAAAAATTAAGACACGGTGCACTGCAAAATCCAGTGAAGTTTTTAATTTTCGAAATCATACAGtgtatttgaatttatttatctaggtACTAGGGCaagctatgccttaaaacttttccagatgcaaagggttgtctgtactcagagtaaatgtTGAGATGAAAACACAGCCATTTTTAATAGCCACAGTCCACACGAACCAAAacattatacagattttttttttataaattatgtaacTATACAGTGTCAATCAAAGTGCTAATCTAATGAAACACCAGTCACTCTAATATTTTGCATCaattttatgtagaaaattacattataaatgacttaatataaaaaatacaattgtGGTAATAAACAACCAACCTGATCAAAGTTGAGAGATAAAGACCCACACGTCCTGAATTATGACATGTGTCtatttttaaacaaacttttCTAACTACGAATCAAATGCCGACAGAAGTGTATTTTTTTCCCCCCGTTAAATTAAGTTGGTTTGTTGGAACAACAGAAAAGTCACCCTACTTTAATAGgttcttgtaaaaaaaatcaaatgtttgttttgtattaCGTCGGTAAAAGTGTTCAAGTTTTGAAATAACAAacgattaaaaaaatatgttagctGATAAACTGAgtactcttcttttttttttaggaaatattCATCTTTTTATACATTAATATTCCTTATCTTTTTATCGGAGTTGGATTTGTATATTATTTGTTATCAGTTCGTATCAGTACATATAAAAACTAAAACTATTTCTGCATACTAGAAAGACAAACTATAATAGTTTACAAAAAAACACCACAACATTGAGAACTAAGAACTAAGCAATTCAAACTCCACCACAATGCaagtggcaccagtcgtgttgctcatgaaAGCATTAATTTGGTGATAAGTCTTATTCATTTGGTTATATTCGAGGAAAAGAGGACGGAAATGTGGAAACTACAAGTGGGTCGTTATCTTCTGTGGAATATGTATTCTATAACTGTCAATCAACTAATGATAGGAATTTTAGCTCCATCGTATCAACTGTGAGCTATATACCCCATATGCAGGTaatgctggaatgttgctacatagaaattggAACTTACAATtgggaaactgaaatcatctcttttgtcgtaaagtatTGCTCTCAACCGAACTttgttgtcaatttctagatgtaagtcaggATATGATGCAGACTTATTATTAAGTAAATGAGGGGGCAATATCATTATAGCGAAAGGTAAAGTAAAATGATAATGCTACCCTTTTCATTCTTCCTTAGAAGCTGTCATATGGAGTCCGACCCATGACAATAGGAACAAGTAACCAGCAAGGAGACCTGTCGCTCGTGGTGAAATACTGGAtactgatgttgtttataatcttaatgacgtgttatagttttcttttatttgtctttataaatattactttaactTTTTAGTCTGCTTTTAgtggtatccatttgacgtggctctgtatttattcatcccgttattgtgttattgttatatgattgtttttataatcttgtctttcatttttgctggtatGCTTTGTCTACTATTATATGccttttatgattttttgttacatatgacgtggctctgtacttatacataccGCCATTGTGCTATCTTGCCATGGTTAATGTTtgttaatatagttgtttctttcTAGTGTTTGAGATGATGACACAATGTTTGACTGCTGCACCctattgttgacatttttacctattgtgtacATGTCTCTTtggtttgttcacacatcgttctcaaaataattgaattttatgcgactgtcatacaagtgagaggtttagctagctataaaacaatgtttaattaatccaccattttctacctaagaaaatgccggaaccaagtcaggaatatgacagttgttatccattcgtttgatgtacttgagcttttggttttgccaattgattagggactttccgttttgaattttcattcgagttcagtatttttgtgattttacttcctATGGAAGCAAGGGCAATATTAAACATCTTTCCAAATGCATGGTCACGTTGGAATGACCCAAACTCCCAAACtcctatatatattttattgatttgacATGcacattacaaataaaaaaaaaaaaaaaaaaaaaaaaaaaaaaacaacaaaaaaaaaacaaaaacaacaaaaaaaccaaaaaaatgtgcTCTGCAATTAAATCCAAACACTTACATACGAGTAGTATACAGTTTACAATATCTAGTTTTCAATACAAATCGCAACAATCGATGTATATATGTAATGTGAACGTATACATTgcatctcattggcaatcataaaaatgaattatttattgttttcttaataCGAATCTGAGACAATGTCAATTCCTTTCAGGAAGAATTATCAATTCATTAATAAAGCAAGTATATAACGTGGTATGTTTTAAGTTATTCGTTTTGTTTGTGTGGACCGGTGTTGAAGTATTCAGTTGTCACTCATTTTTCTGCCGGATGAACGTCTTCTTCTATGATGTAATTGATTTTGTTGAACCTCAAGTTGATGTCCAAACTTCTCAGTTTTGGTCACGACTTCAGATCTGCGACGATTCATCTTTACTCCGTTGTCTGAatgtctgaaataaaacaaaaggtcAATATAAGTTGGTCTTATCCGTTTGATCTTGACCAGTTGACACACACCAAAAAATCCCTTGTGAAAATTAACCTGAATCAGCAGTAGGATAGTTTCCATATTTTTGATGAAAATGGACATTGATGTATTGCCTTTCCTCGTTTATGACTATCACCTTGCTGAATTCGGAAAAATACTTTCCGAATgttggttcctcaatgctcttaactTCATTCTATATTTTCAACTCTGATTTGAgcatcactaatgagtctttttaAGAAGAAAAGCGCTTCTGGTATATACAATTACAAGCCTGCTAAATCTTTGAGTTTTTaactacatttttgtattaaCTTCAACTTGGAGTGATGAGTGAGCACGATATCTGTATATTAATTATTTAATACCGCGCATCACTCTATTTTAGATGGATGTCTTGAATCTTCTAGTGGATCCGGAACTGCTCCAAGTTCACGTGTAACTAGCAGGTTTGTGTTTCTCAATAATATGTTTCGCTGTAATGTGATTTACGGACTGTGCGCTCGTCGCTCTTCGTCACGTTTTGGTGGACATCTTTTAGATGTATAATTTAAATTGCCTGTTCGTACCGCATTAGGAAGTAGATCACAGTCGTATTGAGTCTTCCTTTAGTTTATTTAACTCACTCTTTCCCTCCTTTTGAGAGGCTCGTTTAAAGTTGACCTTTCACTACGACAAATTACTTTTATGATGACATTAAACGTTTATAATGAATGCGTAATGTTAAAATGcagaaaaacaaatgtgaataGAGGTAGCAATGTAAAGTGTCTCATTATGACGAAAGATGGCAGAGACTGAAATGCAATGAATGCTCCAACAGGAAACGTTATTCTGGTCTGTGTAATTACCCAATGACTCCATCCGAAAAATGAACCACTTTGCATACAAATACCTGGCTGAAATAGATATGGTTTGGTTGCAGTAAAgggtttaaattaaataaattgacCACACCTTTGAAAAAACAGATGTGTAGATATTATGATATTTGATGAATAATACCTTAATTCATAATCATATGCCACTGTAATAATGGTAGGAGTAAGTGTTCCAGGACACTTATATACAATACATTATGATTATTATTCATCAGTGGTCAAAATCGCGAAAGTAAACATTGCTTTTTCCATTCGTCATTTTGTTTTTCTGCtttgttacatttaaaattgTAAGTTAAATTGTAATTAAGGTAAGCACCAATGTAAAGGCACTCGTTGTAAGAAACATGCATTAAAATATGCGCACTGTTAAAGGGCCGAGCCACCTTAATGGAGAACAGAAGACTCTAAAAGTATTACACGATGATTTGATGAGGGTGGTCATAAAGGCTCACATGGACTTTCGAGTGGAATAAAAACGAGtcaagaaagaaagaaaaatcacTTAAAATACTGATAAGAAGGGAATTCCTACACAATAAGATGTATGCAAAGTAAGAATGTTAGATAAAGAAGATATATAATAAGGGTTAAGCAATATGTGTGTTTAAGATAGCATGTCGAATGAAAAGCAAAGCAATGTGCGAGTAAGAgggaaatcaaaagctcaaacatatcaactgtcatattcttgacttgttacagacattttctgatgtagacaATGagtgattaaacctggttttatagtcaAACCTCTCACATACATGAAAGTCGCAtaaagttccattatattgacaataatgggtgagcaaaacaaacagatataaagcgtaaaaatgtcaaaaatagggagaACAGCATTTGCatataatcttaattactataaaaaccaaaaaaaaaaaaaaaaaatggcaacaaCGAATTTAAAAGCATAAATACCAAGTGcataagcaaaaacgaaagacaaaaagacaaacatttatATTGGCACAATAATACAATGACGGTATTTAAAAGTACCTAgcaacgtcaaatggatattgaacagatatatcatgttatgggggggtatttgcgaaaaatatcAGTCAAGGGACTGTCAAATGTCCCAAGCCGCTAGGCGAGAGAAATGTGGtcccaagactggtatttttcgcaaatacccctccaaaACATGAtgtatctgtttaattacaccgaaaaGATTTTGCTTGATACAGTCTGTACATGTAAATGCTAATCTTAGTACCGCGGGAATTCATGATACATGTACGTTAACCCTTATACTGACAGCTGTCTTTTTGTAAcgtcatggtatctatatgtgtAAACGTCATTGTTATTCCATTATTAAATCGTTCGTTTGTACAGACGTCTTTTTTCCCTCTTtattatatcatgtttatatctcTTACAGTTTTCGGTTTAACTTTATCTATAGAGTTTAACCATGTTGTCTTAGTTAACAATCGGGATAAGTGAGAAAGGTCCCGAAATATTTTGGCGGGAACAGGCTCGCGGGGTTAAcaaaggaatatccaaaatggcaaataccatggtatttgaggcAAATTCATCGgcaatggtaaaaaaaaagacaaattcttttgaaatgaggaaaaaaagttagaatatgcaaaaaatacactggttcacaaccaatcaaaatgcagcattcttacataaggtgtaattataccaaaaatagactaaacagtaaaattaatcgttcaaaaatacaaataaaagaacactacaACATGTAATTCAGAAGATAAACAACGttagtacctagaatctatacttcaggACAAAAGTGCTTTATTTGTAtagttgatacgaaatatttatcaacaaggtcttggtatctactaatgaaatttgttttagaACAAGGACGAAATGTTCTTTGTTATAACCCTGGTACATCAAAATTTTACTCAGACACTACTTGGTTACGCTTTATAATGTCTGAgaagcagctgcaagctctttaATACCGATTTAGTTGATGTGTTCAGATTGATTTTAGGTAGCCgaaaacaattgtttgaattttgCCTTTTAAAGCTTAAAATCTAATAGTTTAAAATTTAACGAATCATAATACCTTCGCCGTatatttcattttgccatttaataagggactttctgttttgaatttttcttagaGTTCGGTAGTTTTGTACTTTTTTCTCCTAAACTTTGATATTCTTTAAACTTTTGATAATGCATAATGAAGATCTAAACATGTACCAGGAAAATCTTGTATAGATATAGAATACGAAATTGTTCATTTTTCTTATAGAAATATATTTCCCCCCAAAGTACACAATACGAGCCAACTAATCTATACTAACACTACATACCTACCCGGAAGATGGATGGTCTAGTCTTGAATGGTTTCTTTCACTGTGTTCAAATACATTAGATGTTCTAGTGTAGTCCTCGCTGTAATCTACAGACACGGATGCGTCAGGGTCACGTGGTTTCATCTTCACACATAGAACTTTTCTTACTTGATTGTTAGTTAGAACATGACAGAAGAAAAGTAGCATTCCCTGTAAGGAAGATTCATaagaaaagtaaaaagtaaagGAACAATTAAAAACATTGTCGTCATATTAATAAATTTCAGAAGAAAACAGTACAATTTCAATCAAAACTTTGTGAGAATTTCTAGATAAAACATTTCGTTGAAATCACTAAGTTCATTTCAATTGTTTCTCCAAATTTAGTAATAAATATACTCTGGCAATCCACAATAAAAGTGACACAGATTTCCCTTCAAACCATATAAATGGATGGAACCATAGATACATATAGTTGAAATGTTTCTTAAATTAAGGATAATTTTTATTAACCTATATTGAAGTCATCTAAAATTTAGTTGTGTCAGACATGAAATATATTTCTACCTGTGTTGATGCCAGGAACACGAATACATAGGCCATGACCTTAGGAGAACCAAAGGTCACGATAAAACCAAGAGTCCATGTTAGTCCTAAAACACTCAACAACGACACCCCAGTTAAACACTGCTGCCTACAAACAAATATTCACACGCAGTAATCTCCaaagatacatgtacaaatcTTCTTTATACCAGTATAATCAATAATATACATTAAAATATGCAATtctttgatataattattttgtagttttttttgtttaagaTCCGCACAACTAAAACTGTTAGCTTGTCACATTTACACTACTTACATTAAGATTTGTACTTTGCTGACGTTTCCATGAGGGAATCATTAACAAATCGTCATAACCCAATCATGTCttcttttgttttgtatataagaCATATGTGATAAACAACATCATAATCCTTATCTAAATTCTATTGATAGACACTGTCTTTAATGAAGCTGTAGCATCAAGAATTCCAATGAAGTTATCCTTTTCAAAAATATGCATGCGCCACCATGATTTGGTTGACTATTATAGAACATCTGTGTAACATTTAGATGTGACTGGATATGTTCTACTTGTTATGTTACTAAATCCCGTCGTCTTTTCGACGAATGTGACATTACATATTGCAACGTATCACAGAATGTGTACCTGCTGAGCAATATTGTTTCCACAATTTACCCAGGTTTTTAATGGGGTTCTTTATTGtgtgtaatattttgttttggtGTTTGCGTTTTCGTCGTGTTTAAGCCATTGAATTGATTTATAGATTGATTGGTGTTAAACGCAACTTGTAACACTCTTGGGCTCGGATATATCTATTTCAGGTCTATAAACAGGGAATTTCAGACCTAAGAATAAGAAACAGCTAGGATATATCTATCTCAGGTCTATGAACAGAGAATTTCAGAACTAAGAATAAGAAACAGCTAGGACATATTTATCTCAggtctttaaaaagtaaaatcacagaaatagtgaacttcaaagaaaattcaaatcggaaagtccctaatgaaatggcaaaatcaaaaactcaagcatatcaaacgaaaggacaacaactgtcatattcctgacttggtacagccattttttttatgtggaaaatggtggattgatcctggttttatagctagctatacctgtcacttgtatgacagtcgcaacaaattccattatattgacaacgatgcgtgaacaaaacaaacagacataataggcaaaaaggtcaaaaatacAACAGTCAACACTgtaatcactaaaaaaaaaaaacaaacaaatatgtaacaaagaagcacaaattTAAACTGCATATAGACCAAGCACGGAATATCTGAACTATGAATAAGAAATAGCTATGGCATATCTATATCAACTAATCCAACAGAAATAAACCTTACTCTATAGGTAACGAAGCGCATATGTTATGAATGTTAATTAGATGTATCATACTCACTTTATTATATTAAGGAGACTTTCTCCACGTTTAATGTCAAGTGAGAAACGTGTAGCCATCATTAGAAGAAAAACACACCAATTgatctaaatataaaaagaagggCAATTAAATAGTTGAATAAGTTAtgtaaaatacattgtatattaatcTCAGATCTTTTTCTTTACGTCGAAGAGTCTATACAAAAAAGAAATGCTTTTTAGTTAACATTATTGGATTCACATGCACCTATAATGAAATTTTCAGTATATTAAACTTCATTCAGAGCTTTATATTTTACGTTTTATTCCCTGTTTATCTTAGATGTTTTGTCCAAATTAAAATGTTGTCATCTACCTTAAAAGTTTTACTTTTCATTTTACTTTCAAAATGTTTAATCCCACCTATTCACATTGGCCTGATCTAGTTTAAAAGGGATTCCAAccatatgttcccattcaaacaTTGAAAGGAGCGTTCCTATCCCCCGAAACCACCCAtcccctagatccgccactgagacactattagttatcttggtgtaatcaggggtgtacagaattttacaccgttgctGAAAATTCAAACACCCTGAGGCGCAGCCGAATGGGTGTaagaattttcaacaacggtgtaaaattccgtacacccctaattacaccaagataacgaatttatttcttatgaactATTCCGTTACTCATTTCTAAACCAGGATTTAATAATTGAAAAATGGTAATGAAACATTTCCAATTTTTTCAATGGCAAAGTTGCTGCGGATCGTCaaatacttttttctttatttaagggaaaattcagaaatttttgtgttcttttgaattttttggggaaaaaaatttcaaatatttttttctaaatttttcagaaatgtcctcaattttcttttttctttttttgacatttttttcttcttctaattttggcaaaattttattttttaatttttttggcaaaattttatttttttacatttttttgccAAAATTGTATTTATCCGGGGTGAACAAGGGTGGAGTGTTTTTTTTCACCGGGGCAACTtaccaatcagattgcagtatATCTGTTGCATAAGAAAGCATCATTTATATATCAAAGTTTTCTAACGTCCGTTATCGACAACGTATCATTGAATTTGTGAATAGATTCCAAAAGCTTAAAATGCACATGACTGGTTACTCCATATATATTTTACTGCTTCTCTGCCAATCAAGCAAATTTACTGAGGAATTAGAGCAGACTTGCCGGTTATGCCCTTGAATAGGGTTCGATGCCTCTGTTGACTATTACATGCACATGTTTTGAACGAAAAAAGCCTCATAAATTGTACTGATGTCGTCATAAATTGTTTGATCGACTCCGAGGCTATTTCTGAACTCGTTAGTGGCTGTATAACTTTGTCATACATCCCAGAATGTCTTTCCGACATTATTAACGGTTTTTTTTCATGTTCCTGTGCGGTACCAATATCTCTGTCAGTACAATTCTGGCATGATTTATAACATGTTCTTCCCTGTAAATTCTCTGTtgataaattatttaacaaacttAAGTTCCATCTCCCTCAGGAAATGACGACCTTAGGCGAGTTGGGCATTTTTTTTAGGTTCCTTTTAGTAATACTACTCCTCACGTTTACAGGTCTCATACATCCGAATCTTTCAAAATTTGGTGGTTGGATCATTCCTATTGAAGGTGAATCAAGTTAATTTTCTAGTTTTTCATATAACTTGTGTGTTGTGTAAATGACCGGCGTTTTTCTATGTAAATGTGACTGTGGAATATAGATATGTTGTTCTATTATAACAGATTTAGTACTTACAATTTGTATTATCATCACCGGACCAAGAAAAGCCCATCTGGTTCCGTGCTCCGTAGGTAACCAGCATCTACAAACAACCGAAACATATTGTTGGATGTAAATCTTATTCAACATTTATAGAATTATGACAAATAATAACCCGGAAGAACTGTATTATGATTAACTTAAATCAAGGTGTAAAGTGAAAGGAAAAATATAACTGAACATCTGAAatacactaaaaaaaatataatgttgcCTTTTTCAATCATCACTTGATTCAAAGCAAAAATCCGAGTACTTTTAAGTATACACCGGTGGTTTATAATGAGTTATTCCTTTGTCGATGTTATTTACAGGCCCAGCCTATTTGGACAAACATTTCCGAATTAATTCACACCATGTGATAGTTTATTAACCAATAGATTAATCCAATTATACTATGAAGTATAACAAAAAATAACTTACAAAGCACCTTTTCCAAAGTCTGCTCCTCGCAGCGAGACTgtcaataaagatattattaatgGCGCTACCCAGCACATAAACACAATCACTGGTCGTTTCTTCTTGATATCTCCAAAGTTTTTCAACTGAAAACAATAACTTGTAAGTATATGAATGTAGATTAAAAACAAACATGATAACATAACTCCAATGTCGG includes:
- the LOC139522845 gene encoding adhesion G-protein coupled receptor D1-like isoform X2 is translated as MANYLFLMELGNKTVTDGDNANLIKLTVTGCGFSFVGTMLSLCLICFLPVGNDSTFILTNLCISLVTSQLAFIAAENAYPEKGMCTSATVVIQYLFLVVHFCSFSYGIHLCSKLKNFGDIKKKRPVIVFMCWVAPLIISLLTVSLRGADFGKGALCWLPTEHGTRWAFLGPVMIIQIINWCVFLLMMATRFSLDIKRGESLLNIIKQQCLTGVSLLSVLGLTWTLGFIVTFGSPKVMAYVFVFLASTQGMLLFFCHVLTNNQVRKVLCVKMKPRDPDASVSVDYSEDYTRTSNVFEHSERNHSRLDHPSSG
- the LOC139522845 gene encoding adhesion G-protein coupled receptor D1-like isoform X1, producing the protein MANYLFLMELGNKTVTDGDNANLIKLTVTGCGFSFVGTMLSLCLICFLPVGNDSTFILTNLCISLVTSQLAFIAAENAYPEKGMCTSATVVIQYLFLVVHFCSFSYGIHLCSKLKNFGDIKKKRPVIVFMCWVAPLIISLLTVSLRGADFGKGALCWLPTEHGTRWAFLGPVMIIQIINWCVFLLMMATRFSLDIKRGESLLNIIKQQCLTGVSLLSVLGLTWTLGFIVTFGSPKVMAYVFVFLASTQGMLLFFCHVLTNNQVRKVLCVKMKPRDPDASVSVDYSEDYTRTSNVFEHSERNHSRLDHPSSGHSDNGVKMNRRRSEVVTKTEKFGHQLEVQQNQLHHRRRRSSGRKMSDN